One window from the genome of Sphaerotilus microaerophilus encodes:
- a CDS encoding LysR family transcriptional regulator codes for MDKFEEMRAFAAVVEAGSFVGAADALQVSKTAVSRLVGDLEQRLGARLMQRTTRRLSLTEAGERFHARCRELLDGIAQAEAELTERTGRAIGPLRLNVPVSFGLLHLAPLWPGFMARHPQVLLEVTLSDRLVDLVDEGIDLAVRIARLPSSSLVSRQLTTTRMLLCASPEYLRREGEPAHPADLAQHSVMAYTLLSTGEQWSFTGPEGDEVSVRIAPRMRSNSGDTCVAAALAHQGIVLQPSFMVGTHLQTGALREVLPQYRSMEFGVYAVYPSRKHLTPKVRLLVDYLVEALGGGVG; via the coding sequence ATGGACAAGTTCGAGGAAATGCGCGCCTTCGCGGCGGTGGTGGAGGCCGGCAGCTTCGTCGGCGCGGCGGATGCGCTGCAGGTCTCCAAGACCGCCGTCTCCCGCCTGGTCGGCGACCTGGAGCAGCGCCTGGGCGCGCGCCTGATGCAGCGCACCACGCGGCGCCTGTCGCTCACCGAGGCCGGCGAGCGCTTCCACGCGCGCTGCCGCGAGCTGCTCGACGGCATCGCCCAGGCCGAGGCCGAGCTGACCGAGCGCACCGGCCGCGCCATCGGCCCGCTGCGGCTGAACGTGCCGGTCAGCTTCGGCCTGCTGCACCTGGCGCCGCTGTGGCCCGGCTTCATGGCGCGGCACCCGCAGGTGCTGCTGGAGGTCACCCTGTCCGACCGCCTGGTCGACCTGGTCGACGAGGGCATCGACCTCGCCGTGCGCATCGCCCGCCTGCCCAGCTCCTCCCTGGTCAGCCGCCAGCTCACCACCACCCGCATGCTGCTCTGCGCCTCGCCCGAGTACCTGCGCCGCGAGGGCGAACCGGCCCACCCCGCCGACCTCGCCCAGCACAGCGTGATGGCCTACACCCTGCTCTCCACCGGCGAACAGTGGAGCTTCACCGGCCCCGAGGGCGACGAGGTCAGCGTGCGCATCGCCCCGCGCATGCGCAGCAACAGCGGCGACACCTGCGTCGCCGCCGCCCTCGCCCACCAGGGCATCGTCCTGCAGCCCTCCTTCATGGTCGGCACCCACCTGCAAACCGGCGCCCTGCGCGAGGTGCTGCCGCAGTACCGCTCGATGGAATTCGGCGTCTACGCCGTCTACCCCAGCCGCAAGCACCTCACGCCGAAGGTGCGGCTGCTGGTGGACTACTTGGTGGAGGCGTTGGGGGGCGGGGTGGGTTGA